In Meiothermus sp. CFH 77666, a single window of DNA contains:
- a CDS encoding extracellular solute-binding protein: protein MRRALSILIALWGAALAQGQVTITYWQYDFRSKVEAVDELIKRFEAANPGIKVQHQTFPFDAYQQKVASSIPAGQGPDVVNLFYGWLPTWVKAGYLQPMPAEYIKVLDSEFSSLAQAAKVGGKLYGMPTAVRSLALFYNRDMLNAAGFRNPPKTWDEFLNIAAKLTVKDGNKFTQLGYAMAPDGQDHHLVREVLIRQFGGRPYSDDGRRVMYNNAAGLKAFTFYTDWLKKYNVGTLGNQFFPGNNAYRDAFIAGKVGMIIDGSFAIGTIRNGAKFNWGVAELPLEKAGARKVNYGSFWMHGLTPLATGPKQAASLKFLEFLVSEETQRYWLEKVGELPARKSLIKDPKLTLDRVFGPFVISLSYAKATPFVDEIGQRKIMTDAINRVLLENKDPAESWRIAAAEEQKLLDNFWK from the coding sequence ATGCGAAGAGCCCTTTCTATACTGATTGCCCTGTGGGGTGCGGCCCTGGCCCAGGGTCAGGTCACCATCACCTACTGGCAATACGACTTCAGGAGCAAGGTGGAGGCTGTAGACGAACTCATCAAGCGCTTCGAGGCCGCCAACCCCGGCATCAAGGTGCAACATCAGACCTTCCCCTTCGACGCCTACCAGCAGAAAGTGGCCTCCTCCATCCCGGCGGGCCAGGGGCCCGATGTGGTCAACCTGTTTTATGGCTGGCTGCCCACCTGGGTCAAGGCCGGGTATCTGCAACCGATGCCCGCCGAATATATCAAGGTTCTGGACAGCGAATTCTCGAGCCTGGCCCAGGCTGCCAAGGTAGGGGGCAAGCTGTATGGCATGCCCACCGCCGTGCGTTCACTGGCCCTCTTTTACAACCGGGACATGCTGAATGCGGCGGGCTTCAGGAACCCCCCTAAAACCTGGGACGAGTTTCTCAATATCGCCGCCAAACTCACCGTCAAGGACGGCAACAAGTTCACCCAACTGGGCTACGCCATGGCCCCCGATGGACAGGATCACCACCTGGTGCGCGAGGTGCTCATCCGGCAGTTCGGCGGGCGGCCTTATTCCGACGATGGCCGCCGGGTGATGTATAACAACGCCGCAGGGCTCAAAGCCTTCACCTTCTACACCGACTGGCTTAAGAAGTACAACGTGGGCACCCTGGGCAACCAGTTCTTCCCCGGCAACAACGCCTACCGCGATGCTTTTATTGCCGGCAAGGTGGGCATGATTATCGATGGTTCGTTTGCCATCGGTACCATCCGCAACGGGGCCAAGTTCAACTGGGGCGTGGCCGAGCTGCCCCTGGAAAAAGCGGGCGCCCGCAAGGTGAACTACGGCTCGTTCTGGATGCACGGCCTGACCCCCCTGGCCACCGGGCCCAAGCAGGCAGCTTCGCTCAAGTTCCTGGAGTTTCTGGTCTCCGAGGAGACCCAGCGCTACTGGCTCGAGAAGGTGGGCGAACTACCCGCCCGCAAGAGCCTGATCAAAGACCCCAAACTCACCCTGGATCGGGTTTTTGGCCCCTTTGTGATCTCGCTGTCCTACGCCAAGGCCACCCCATTTGTGGACGAGATCGGGCAGCGTAAGATCATGACCGACGCCATCAACCGGGTGCTCCTGGAAAACAAAGACCCGGCGGAGTCCTGGCGCATCGCGGCGGCTGAGGAACAGAAGCTGCTGGACAACTTCTGGAAGTAA